AACAGCGACTGGCTGGTTGTATGCAAAAGCGCAGATCGCGTTGGCGGTATAGGTACCTATGCCAGGTAGTTTCATCAGCTCTTTTGGTTCTTTTGGAAGAGTGTCTTTGCAAATTTTTGCACATTGTAAAAGATTTCTCGCTCTAGAATAGTATCCCAGTCCACTCCAAAGTGCCAAGACTTCATTTTCGCTGGCTTGTGCAAGGGCTTTGAGTGTTGGGAAGCGTTTTAAAAATTTCGGATAGTACTCACCTTCAACTCTACTGACTTGGGTTTGTTGCAGCATGATTTCGCTAAGATAAATTTTATAGACATCTTGCGTTTGGCGCCAAGGAAGTTCGTGCCGACCATGTTTTTCAAACCATTCCAACAAAACTTTGTGCAATCGTGTTAATTCCATGAGGCAGGATCGAGGTTGTAGTATTCTTTCAAAAGGTTATACAGTTCGGGTTCTTCTTTTTGGAGTTTTTTCGGTTTTTCGAAAAAGTATTCTGTAGCTACCGCAAAAAACTCCGCTTCGTTGGTAGCTGCATAGGGATCGAGAAATCCTTTATGGTGATGTTTAAGCTCTTTTTGAAGTTTTTTGTACTCTTGTGACATGATTTGGGACCATCTGGAGTAGAGTTTTAAAGGAAGGGGAGGTGTTCCGTCTGCCACGCCATCTTCCATATCGAGCTGATGGGCAAATTCGTGCAGTCCCACATTTTTGCCGTCAGTTGGATTCAAATCACCTGCAACCAGATCTTTCCAGCTTAAAACAACTTCTCCTCCTTGCCACGCTTCTCCAAGGAGTATCTGGTTTTGCTCTGTCACAATCCAACCATGCTGAATCTTCTCTTTTTTGAAAACCGCTTCGGGATAGAGAAAGATCGATTTGACATGTTTGTATTCACACCTGTCATGGCCGATTGTCAGCAAGCAGGCATTGGCTGCTATGAGAACCTTTTTGGTTGTGTCTATTTTTATCCCTTTACCGATGAACTCTTTTTCGCGGATAAATGTAAGGATACAGGCTTTCAGTCTCCTTTGCAGCTC
The Nitratiruptor sp. SB155-2 genome window above contains:
- a CDS encoding zinc-dependent peptidase, translating into MQYYLLLLSLFGLILLSVLIYQMYLFMVTDARYKLHKRFGRFPYTDILRRYFPLYEKLPKELQRRLKACILTFIREKEFIGKGIKIDTTKKVLIAANACLLTIGHDRCEYKHVKSIFLYPEAVFKKEKIQHGWIVTEQNQILLGEAWQGGEVVLSWKDLVAGDLNPTDGKNVGLHEFAHQLDMEDGVADGTPPLPLKLYSRWSQIMSQEYKKLQKELKHHHKGFLDPYAATNEAEFFAVATEYFFEKPKKLQKEEPELYNLLKEYYNLDPASWN